GAGCTCAGACACCTGCACACACTCTTCCATCTGTTTACACAACCATGATGAATCCCACTCTTCACCTAGATAGGGAAGACTTCCGATTACAGGCACCTCGGCAAGCTCTTCAATCATTTGTCGGTTATCCTGCAAAGCACTCTCTTCTACCACATGCGGTGTAGAACCATTAAAGATCACTGCCATCTCTGTCATCCCATACTGACGGGCCACCTTCGCTGTCAACGTAGTATGATTTACCGTTCCTAAAGAAGGGCGCGCCACAATGACAAGGGGAAGCCCCATCTGTCCAGCCAAATGAGCAACCGTCCAGTCTTCCCCCATCGGCACCATTAAGCCACCTGCTCCCTCTACCAGCACGACATCAAATTGTGAATACAATACTTCTGCATGAGATACAAATTCATGTAAATGAAGCGAAACCCCTACGTTACGGGCAGCAATCATGGGTGCTAATGGTTCGGGGAAAGCATAGCGAACAATATCCGCTAGCGGTTGATCACTATCTGACCAACGCTGTAAACGACGAGCATCTCCGTTCCGATCCTCAGCCATGTGCCCACTTTGCACCGGTTTAAAAAGACCTACGCGATAACCACGCCGAGTAAGAGCGAGCGCGATTCCCGCAGTGACAACGGTTTTACCCACCTCTGTATCCGTGCCAGTAATAAAAATACCCTTTCCTTTCACTTACACCGTCACCTCTGCAATCGCTTGTGCTAAGATCGCAATCATCTCTTCCATTTCCGCTTCTGATGTTACCAGCATCGGCATAAAGGTGATCACATCCCCTAGTGGACGGGTAATCAATCCCAGTTGACGAGCACGGCGACACACTTTCTTTCCCATGCCTACATCTGCTGGATATGGTGCTTTGCTCGTTCGATCAGCCACTAACTCTATGCCGATCATCAAACCTTTCTGTCGCACTTCCCCTACATGCTCCAGTTCAGCGATTTGACGCAACTTCTTAGCTGTAAAGCGGGATAGCGCTTGTACATGCTCCAGCACACCCTCATTTTCGTAAATATCTAGATTGGCAAGTGCAACAGCACACCCCAATTGGTTTCCTGTATATGAATGACCATGAAAGAACGTTTTCATTTCATGGGGGTCTGCATAAAACGCATCATAAATCTCATCTGTCGTTAAGGTAGCAGCCACGGGCAAGTACCCACCTGTCAATTTTTTTCCTAGTGTCATAATATCAGGAGAAACCTCTTCATGATCACAGGCAAACATCTCTCCCGTGCGTCCAAACCCGGTTGCCACT
This sequence is a window from Mechercharimyces sp. CAU 1602. Protein-coding genes within it:
- the bioD gene encoding dethiobiotin synthase, translated to MKGKGIFITGTDTEVGKTVVTAGIALALTRRGYRVGLFKPVQSGHMAEDRNGDARRLQRWSDSDQPLADIVRYAFPEPLAPMIAARNVGVSLHLHEFVSHAEVLYSQFDVVLVEGAGGLMVPMGEDWTVAHLAGQMGLPLVIVARPSLGTVNHTTLTAKVARQYGMTEMAVIFNGSTPHVVEESALQDNRQMIEELAEVPVIGSLPYLGEEWDSSWLCKQMEECVQVSELEAWLHKGGRIT